In a single window of the Leopardus geoffroyi isolate Oge1 chromosome D2, O.geoffroyi_Oge1_pat1.0, whole genome shotgun sequence genome:
- the ZP4 gene encoding zona pellucida sperm-binding protein 4, with amino-acid sequence MWLLQPLLLCVPLSLAVRGQQKPQVPDYPGELHCGLQSLQFAINPSPGKATPALIAWDNRGLPHRLQNNSGCGTWVRESPGGSVLLEASYSSCYVTEWVSTTQSPGTSRPPTPASRVTPQDSHYVMTVGVEGTDAAGRRVTNTKVLRCPRNPPALEAPNADLCDSVPMWDRLPCASSPITQADCNKLGCCYKSEANSCYYGNTVTSRCTQDGHFSIAVSRNVTSPPLLLNSLRLAFGKDHECNPVKATRAFALFFFPFNSCGTTRWVTGDQAVYENELVAARDVRTWSHGSITRDSIFRLRVSCSYSVRSNAFPLSVQVFTIPPPHLKTQHGPLTLELKIAKDKHYGSYYTIGDYPVVKLLRDPIYVEVSIRHRTDPSLGLLLHNCWATPGKNSQSPSQWPILVKGCPYVGDNYQTQLIPVQKALDTPFPSYYKRFSIFTFSFVDTMAKWALRGPVYLHCNVSICQPAGTSSCRITCPVARRRRRSDLHLDSSTASISSKGPMILLQATMDSAEKLHNNSSSIDSQALWMAGLSGTLIFGFLLVSYLAIRKRR; translated from the exons ATGTGGCTGCTGCAGCCCCTCTTGCTCTGTGTTCCCTTGTCTCTCGCTGTGCGTGGCCAGCAGAAGCCCCAGGTACCAGATTATCCCGGGGAACTCCATTGTGGGCTCCAGAGCCTTCAGTTTGCCATAAACCCGAGCCCCGGGAAAGCGACTCCTGCACTCATAGCCTGGG ACAATCGCGGGCTGCCACACAGGCTGCAGAACAACTCCGGCTGCGGTACCTGGGTAAGGGAGAGCCCGgggggctccgtgctgttagAAGCGTCTTACAGCAGCTGCTATGTCACCGAGTGGGTGAGCACGACCCAATCCCCAGGAACGTCgaggccccccaccccagcatccaGGGTGACTCCCCAGGACTCCCACTACGTCATGACAGTCGGAGTTGAAGGCACAGATGCGGCTGGGCGCAGGGTTACCAATACCAAGGTGCTCAGGTGTCCTAGGAATCCCCCAG CACTAGAAGCTCCAAACGCTGACTTGTGTGACTCTGTCCCAATGTGGGACAGGCTACCATGTGCTTCTTCACCCATCACTCAGGCAGACTGCAATAAGCTTGGTTGCTGCTACAAATCAGAGGCAAATTCCTGTTACTATGGAAACACAG TGACCTCACGCTGTACCCAAGACGGCCACTTCTCCATCGCCGTGTCTCGGAACGTGACCTCACCCCCACTGCTCTTAAATTCTCTGCGCTTGGCCTTCGGGAAGGACCACGAATGTAACCCTGTGAAAGCAACACGTGCCTTTGCcctgttcttttttccatttaattcctGTGGCACCACGAGATGG GTCACTGGAGACCAGGCAGTATATGAAAATGAGCTGGTCGCAGCTAGAGATGTGAGAACTTGGAGCCATGGTTCTATTACCCGTGACAGTATCTTCAG GCTTCGAGTTAGCTGCAGCTACTCTGTAAGGAGCAATGCTTTCCCGCTTAGTGTTCAGGTGTTTACCATCCCACCACCCCATCTGAAAACCCAGCATGGACCCCTCACTCTGGAACTCAAGATTGCCAAAG ATAAGCACTATGGCTCCTACTACACTATTGGTGACTACCCAGTGGTAAAGTTGCTTCGGGATCCCATTTATGTGGAGGTCTCTATCCGCCACAGAACAGACCCCTCCCTGGGGCTGCTCCTCCATAACTGTTGGGCCACACCCGGCAAGAACTCCCAGAGTCCGTCCCAGTGGCCCATTCTGGTGAAAGG ATGCCCCTACGTTGGAGACAACTATCAAACCCAGCTGATCCCTGTCCAGAAGGCCCTGGATACACCATTTCCATCTTACTACAAGCGCTTCAGTATTTTCACCTTCAGCTTTGTGGACACCATGGCAAAGTGGGCACTCAGGGGACCG GTGTATCTGCACTGTAATGTATCCATCTGCCAGCCTGCTGGGACCTCCTCCTGTAGGATAACCTGTCCTGTTGCCAGGC GAAGAAGACGCTCTGACCTCCATCTTGACAGCAGTACTGCTAGCATCTCTAGCAAGGGTCCCATGATTCTACTCCAAGCCACTATGGACTCTGCAGAGAAGCTCCACAACAACTCAA GTTCTATAGACTCCCAAGCTCTGTGGATGGCAGGCCTTTCCGGGACCCTAATCTTTGGATTCTTGTTAGTGTCCTACTTGGCTATCAGGAAACGGAGGTGA